A single Streptomyces sp. 2114.4 DNA region contains:
- a CDS encoding putative protein N(5)-glutamine methyltransferase, with amino-acid sequence MSSFQMSPRPSPFSSSFPAPASAPLSRSAVVATLRAAGCVFAEDEAELLLSTAHTADELTAMVERRAFGLPLEHVVGWAEFHGRRITVDPGVFVPRRRTEFLVGQAVALGRRTAERTGRPTVVVDLCCGSGAVAAVLAATLHRVELYAADIEPAAVRCARRNITDAGGRVYEGDLFDALPVGLRGRIDILVANVPYVPTEEVGLLPPEAREFEPLVALDGGADGLEVLRRVTAAAPQWLAPGGHLLVETSEHQAPQAVEAFTRNGLLPRVAESDELYATVVIGTRAPEPGASYLPDTDTTCLPTTPPRSKA; translated from the coding sequence ATGTCGTCGTTTCAGATGTCGCCCCGTCCCTCACCGTTTTCCTCTTCCTTCCCGGCCCCCGCCTCCGCGCCGCTCTCCCGTTCCGCCGTCGTCGCCACGCTGCGCGCCGCCGGCTGCGTCTTCGCCGAGGACGAGGCGGAACTGCTCCTGTCCACCGCCCATACGGCGGACGAACTCACCGCCATGGTGGAGCGGCGCGCCTTCGGTCTGCCGCTGGAACATGTCGTCGGCTGGGCGGAGTTCCACGGGCGACGGATCACCGTCGATCCCGGGGTCTTCGTACCGCGCCGCCGCACCGAGTTCCTGGTGGGCCAAGCCGTCGCCCTCGGTCGGCGGACCGCCGAGCGCACCGGGCGGCCCACGGTCGTCGTCGACCTGTGCTGCGGATCGGGCGCGGTGGCCGCGGTACTGGCCGCGACCCTTCACCGGGTCGAGCTGTACGCCGCCGACATCGAACCCGCCGCGGTGCGCTGCGCCCGCCGCAACATCACCGACGCCGGGGGCCGGGTCTACGAGGGCGACCTCTTCGATGCGCTCCCCGTCGGCCTCCGGGGCCGTATCGACATCCTGGTGGCCAACGTTCCCTACGTACCGACCGAGGAGGTCGGGCTGTTGCCGCCCGAGGCCCGCGAGTTCGAGCCGCTGGTGGCGCTCGACGGCGGCGCGGACGGGCTCGAGGTCCTGCGGCGGGTGACCGCGGCGGCCCCGCAGTGGCTGGCGCCGGGGGGCCATCTCCTGGTCGAGACAAGCGAACACCAGGCACCGCAGGCCGTCGAGGCCTTCACCCGCAACGGGCTGCTCCCCCGGGTGGCCGAGTCCGACGAGCTCTACGCCACGGTCGTCATAGGAACCCGGGCGCCTGAGCCTGGTGCCTCCTACCTCCCGGACACCGACACCACCTGCTTGCCCACCACACCGCCCCGCTCGAAGGCCTGA